The Arachis hypogaea cultivar Tifrunner chromosome 14, arahy.Tifrunner.gnm2.J5K5, whole genome shotgun sequence genome has a segment encoding these proteins:
- the LOC140178365 gene encoding uncharacterized protein, whose translation MSTRGRGRGRGRGRTGTVTPVPTGTDPVDFMAALGNMAAAMQATAEALGNQINQGNHGNNNDEDGPMTLATFLKVRPPTFRGTSNPTDADNWIQAMERALQAQQVPEEQWVEFGTYQLQGEAQYWWQGTRRILQPDGAAIPLEVFRTEFYKKYFPNSARNAKELELMQLKQGQMTVAEYTSKFEELCRFSRICQGAPEDFAEWKCIKYEGGLRSDILSFVAPMEIRVFSELVNKSRVAEDCVRKAAAEKESLRVPFQRPSGRNFAPRGRNFKRGGFVPQQTQGQGNYRRPNITANQGKRFGKQPQQDLNCQKCGKYHPGVPCRLGLGVCYSCGQPGHIASNCPEKKKYETGRVQQPGRVYTTSTIGAEGSETLIRDAGREPSR comes from the exons atgtcgactcgcggacgtggtcgcgggcgaggtagaggtaggacaggcaccgttactcctgtacccacagggactgatccagtagactttatggctgccttgggaaatatggctgcagctatgcaggcaacagctgaggcactgggtaatcagataaatcagggtaatcatgggaacaataatgatgaggacggtcctatgacacttgctacatttctgaaagttcgccctccgacttttaggggaacctcaaatcctactgatgcagataattggattcaggctatggaaagggcattacaggcacaacaggttcctgaagagcaatgggttgaatttggaacttatcagttgcaaggtgaagctcagtattggtggcagggaacacgacgtatcctgcagcctGATGGTGCTGCGATTCCTTTGGAGGTTTTCCggacagagttctataagaaatactttcctaattcagctagaaatgccaaggaacttgaattaatgcagttaaagcagggacaaatgactgttgctgagtataccagtaaatttgaggagttatgtcgcttttctcgtatctgtcaaggtgcgcctgaagattttgctgaatggaagtgtattaaatatgagggaggtcttcggagcgatattctgagcttcgttgccccaatggagatcagggtgttttctgaattggtgaataagagtagggtggctgaggattgtgtgaggaaggcggcagcagagaaagaaagtttgagggtgccttttcagaggccttcagggaggaactttgctccgagaggtaggaatttcaagCGTGGAGGCTTTGTTCCGCAGCAGACTCAGGGTCAGGGTAATTATAGAAGGCCGAATATTACTGCTaatcaaggaaaaaggtttgggaagcagccacagcAGGATCTGAATTGTCAGAAGTGTGGAAAATATCATCCTGGAGTTCCGTGTAGATTAGGACTTGGAGTGTGCTATTCCTGTGGACAGCCCGGGCATATAGCCAGTAATTGCcctgagaagaagaagtatgagactggtagggtgcagcagccggggagagtatacaccacttctaccattggtgctgagggatctgagacactgattagag atgcaggtcgggagccatctcgttag